Proteins from one Colias croceus chromosome 22, ilColCroc2.1 genomic window:
- the LOC123701763 gene encoding facilitated trehalose transporter Tret1-like, with product MTETELSLLGSLSSISAMLAIPFSGMVLDGLGRKNTCVLFCLLQLIGWTIVIASTSVEAVMASIFVSGITCTAILAIPLYVSEICQDSIRGSMSSGVMMFYGLGMLISYLLGGLVEYHVMNYTCLSLTVLGMVLLCFVKESPLILIIKGNEKEAAQSIAFYRGVSADSKEVEQEIAKIKRTLNPELDEEMPEEEILKPEFKPKEKLSTLQFIKKSRSTRRAMFVCLILSSSTVFQGLIVVQVYAAPLFEMAIPSMSATVSSVIFAVVTIVAGIIAAYLVEAMGRKSLMVYASAAAAISCVALGTQIQFNWGPHWVAAVFIYLYTVTYTVGAGTIPYMYYAEVFLPEIRNFASMLSVEWTFLCFFIVLFIFNPVVNSIGLGAVFYIFAAVCLLTSVFCLFFMPETKGRTIEEIQLMFASPKSRNKV from the exons ATGACTGAAACGGAGCTGTCTCTACTGGGTAGTCTCTCATCTATCAGCGCAATGTTGGCCATACCGTTCTCTGGGATGGTCCTGGATGGACTGGGGAGGAAGAACACGTGTGTTCTGTTCTGCTTGTTGCAATTG ATCGGCTGGACAATAGTTATAGCAAGTACGTCTGTGGAAGCTGTTATGGCCTCAATTTTTGTATCCGGAATAACTTGCACCGCAATACTCGCCATACCGCTATATGTCAGTGAAATCTGCCAAGATTCGATCCGTGGTTCTATGTCGTCTGGAGTCATGATGTTCTACGGTCTGGGGATGCTGATATCGTACCTCCTGGGAGGTCTGGTTGAGTACCATGTGATGAACTATACGTGCTTGAGTCTGACGGTACTTGGCATGGTCCTGCTGTGTTTTGTGAAGGAATCTCCGCTGATATTGATTATTAAGGGGAATGAAAAG gaagCAGCGCAATCAATCGCTTTCTACAGAGGTGTAAGTGCGGATTCAAAGGAAGTTGAGCAAGAGATAGCCAAAATCAAACGAACATTAAATCCTGAGTTAGACG AAGAAATGCCTGAAGAAGAGATTTTAAAGCCTGAATTTAAACCAAAGGAAAAATTGTCGACTTTGCAGTTCATAA AAAAATCACGCTCAACGCGTCGCGCGATGTTCGTCTGTCTGATACTCAGCTCGTCAACCGTCTTCCAAGGTCTGATAGTGGTGCAGGTGTATGCAGCACCGCTGTTCGAGATGGCGATACCGAGCATGTCTGCCACTGTATCTAGCGTTATATTCGCGGTTGTTACTATAGTGGCTGGCATTATTGCTGCATATCTTGTGGAGGCTATGGGTCGTAAG TCGCTCATGGTCTACGCATCGGCAGCAGCAGCAATAAGCTGTGTAGCCCTCGGCACTCAAATCCAATTCAACTGGGGGCCCCACTGGGTGGCGGCCGTGTTTATATACCTGTATACTGTCACGTATACCGTTGGAGCTGGGACCATACCGTATATGTATTATGCTGAGGTTTTCTTGCCTGAG attAGGAACTTCGCTTCAATGTTATCCGTGGAATGGACCTTCCTTTGCTTCTTCATCGTTCTGTTTATTTTCAACCCTGTCGTTAACAGCATTG GTCTAGGCgcagtattttatatattcgCTGCGGTGTGCCTACTAACTTCTGTTTTCTGCCTGTTCTTCATGCCAGAGACAAAGGGACGAACCATAGAGGAGATTCAATTAATGTTCGCGAGCCCTAAATCGAGGAATAAAGTGTAG